The region ggcaaaataatgtctatgctttttgaaatgctggctaggttggtcataacttctcttccaagaagtaagcatcttttaatttcatggctgcagtcaccatctgcagtgattttggaacccagaaaaataaagtctgtcactgtttacactgtttcccatctatttcccttgaagtgatgggactcaaTGCCAAGATCttggttttctaaatgttgaattttaagccaaattttcactctcctctttcactttcatcaagaggctctttagttcttcctcattttctgccataaggatggggtcatctgcatatctgaggttattgatgtttcttccagcaatcttaattccagcttgtgcttcatccagcccaacatttctcatgatgtactctgaacatAAGTTAAAttaacaaggtgacaatatacagccttgatgtacttctttccctatttggaaccagtctgtttttccatgtccagttctaactgttgctttggcatagtcaataaaacagaagtagatgtttttctggaactctcttgttttttctgtgatccagaagatgttggcaatttgacctctggttcctctgccttttgtaaatccagcttgaacatctggaagttcatggctcatagACTATTgcatcctggcttggagaattatgagcattactttgttagcatgtgagatgagtgcaattgtgcagtagtttgaacattctttggcattgcctttctttgggactggaatgaaaactgacttttccagtcctgtggccactgctgagttttccaaatttgctggcatattgagtgcagcactttcatagcatcatctttcaggatttgaaatagctcaactggaattccatcacctccaccagctttgttcgtagaattcttcctaaggctcacttgactttgcattccaagatgtctggctctaggtgagtgatcataccatcatgattatctgggtcatgaagatctttttttgtatagttcatctgtgtattcttgccacatcttcttaataacttctacttcggttaggtccatactctttctgttctttattgtgcccgtctttggatggaatgttcccttggtaactctaattttattgaagagatctctagtctttcccattctattgttttcctgtatttctttgcactgatcactgagaaaggctttcttatctctctttgctattctttggaactctgcattcaaatgggtatatctttcattttcttctttgccttttgcttctcttcttttcatagctatttgtaatgcctcctcagacaactattttgccttttgcatttctttttcttgtggatggtcttgatcatctATATGATCAAGTTATATAGGTCTTGCCTCCTATATAactatgaacctctgtccatagttcttcaagcactctgtctatcagatctaatcccttgaatctatttcttgcttccactgtataatcataaaggatttgatttaggtcatacctgaatagtctagtcgttttccctacttccttcaatttaagtctgaatttgccaataaggagttcatgatctgagcaacagtcagctcttggtcttgttttttctggcTTTATAAAGCTTCTTAGTTTAGGTAAATATCAACAAAACTAATTTTCTTAGTGTTTCTAGTAGGTCTCAATCAGATGAATTTTATCCATAAAGATGTTAATGATTCTCTATAAACTTATAAGGGTTTGCAACTGTAAAGTCTGTCCATAACATTGCTTAAGAGACCATGTCACTTATATGcgatataatttttaatgttctttcactATGGATAACCTTATGGAAATCCATACTCTCAGTATGGATGAGTTTCTAAATGActaaacctctgtgtgtgtgtgtgtgtgtgtgtgtgtgtgtgtgtgtgtgtatgcatttaaCACACAGTCAGCCCAGAGTAAGTGCTTCCTTAATGTGAgttcttatctttaaaattacAAAGGCCAGTCTCATTTGGATTGTCCATTAGCACTAGGAAGGAAAGTGTTATTTTCAACATCTATGACTTAAGTGATATTTCACCATGATCCCTAATATCTTACCTTTCAAATCAATATAGCCAATGAAGGTGGAAAGAATACTAAAGATAAGTTTTCCTAGAGGAAACAAAGTCTATGAAAATGAATCTGGGCTTTGCTTCAATAGAATCGTATTTTCTCttgaactttcttttcttttgatgcaGGTTTCAACTATCAATCAGGACGATGGATGTGGTGAACGAGTCTGcagtttctgattttgttttgctAGGACTCTCTAAATCCTGGGAACTACAGACATTTTTCTTTGTGGTGTTTTCGCTCTTTTATGTGGCAACAATGGTGGGTAATAGCCTCATAGTCATCACAGTGATAGCCGACTCTCATCTGCACTTCCCCATGTACTTCCTGCTCACCAACCTTTCCATCATTGATATGTCTCTTGCTTCCTTTGCAACCCCTAAGATGATTACAGACTACCTCAGTGGACACAAAACCATCTCCTTTGATGGTTGCATCACCCAGATATTTTTTCTACACCTTTTTACTGGCACTGAGATCATTTTGCTAATGGCTATGTCTTTTGATAGGTATATTGCAATATGCAAGCCTCTCCACTATGCTTCAATCATAAGTCCTCAGACATGTGTTGCCCTTGTGGTGGTTTCCTGGGTTGTAGGAGTCATGCATTCAATGAGCCAGGTCATATTTGCTCTTACATTGCCATTCTGTGGTCCCAGTGAGGTAGATAGCTTTTTCTGTGACCTTCCTGTGGTATTCCAACTAGCATGTGTAAATACTTATGTCCTGGGCCTCTTTATGATCTCAACAAGTGGCATCATTGCCTTGTCCTGCTTTATTCTTCTATTCAGTTCTTATGTTGTTGTCTTGGTTACTATCAGAAATCATTCTTCAAAAGGAACATCTAAGGTTCTTTCTACCTGCACGGCTCATTTCATTGTTGTCTTCATGTTCTTTGGGCCCTGCATCTTCATCTATATGTGGCCACTAAGCAGTTTTCTGATAGACAAGATTCTATCTGTGTTTTATACCATTTTTACTCCCATTCTGAACCCAGTAATCTATACTTTGAGAAATCAGGAAGTGAAGACAgccatgaggaaactgaagaataAGCTTCTAAATTCTAACAAGGCAACTCTATTGCATTATTTTTAGCTTTAATAtctagttttattcctaggtattaaTTGCTACATTTTTTGTGCACACAGAACATATTGGGCTTTTATTTCTCAGGTTATTATCAACTTGAAATTGCCAAAATTTGTGAAATCACAAGTTCATGTTAAAACTATctgcatacatatattttaaatacattttaaatttcagaaaagcaAACTGACAGAAGCAAATTATTCCAGAAGCAAAGAATATCTATAAAAAGGTTAAGAGTGGTTGCTTCAGTTAGTAAATTCAATATTAGCATtctattcattggaaaagaagaacagaaaatgaGAAGAGGAAGTATTGATCAAAGGATAACTAGAAGATAATGACATTTACATACAACTAACAATGGAGCTACTCAGAGAACTCTAAAGTATGACAAATTAGTAAATTTCTGTAAGCCTTGCAAATTCAATACAGCTATAGGAGTAGCCTCTGATCAATAAGCAATGATTATCTATGCACATTCCTGACATTACTACTTAACATTTAAACAAATTTGTGAGTTCTATTAAAGTAAGTTTGAGTATATTTCATTATAAATGTTGATAAAGTCCAAAGTGAGTGCTGTAAGTAGACACTCACTTTTAGCTAACAAGAAACACATTCATGATAACTCCTTCTGTTAATATAGACTGAATAAAGAGGCTAGAAAATTCTGCCAGTAGAAGATATTATGAAATGAGTTTCAAAACAGTACACTTTGCTTCATACAGACCCTAATGTCAGTTTAATGCCTGGAAAGTTGAAACTAGAATGAAATGAAAGATGCAGTATATGATAGTGAATTAATGGAAAGTTTATGCTTTTCTTTAAAGTATTATATTGTTTTACACTTTTGTTAAATTATTTCTTCCTCTTAATATTtggatgagaaaataaatttgtgattAGTAATACACTGTCAATATAATAAGTGTATTTATGtcaggaaagttttttttttttttaatttttcctaataCTTTTAAGTAGTGCTAGGTTCAAAATTAGGCTGAAGGTACACAAGATATCACTACCACCTGCTGGTAGATACTGGAAATGCAGGTAATTTAAGTCATGATATCTCCTGGATGCTTTACTTTACAAATCATTGGCTTACTTGATGGCAAATCTTAAAGAATTAACGGTTATTTGAAATTTACTAAATTATACTTACAAAATATGGTGCCCAATATATTATCCAAATTGTGTTTACAAGAGGAAAGATCAGTTGCCACCACAGTGTTTGATAAACATCAAGTTGTTATCCTTTTCTGGCGTTATTGAACAgagaaaaccaaaaattatatatgcattaaaTACCACTAACAagaaagaatttaagaaaatgaaattattaacttttcattttaagccAAATGATGagaaatgtttttcttccttagaatgtgtttttaattttattaattaaagtaTTAAACAAAGGGATGCTTATAGTTTAAAAGTGTGATATTGTGTTCAAACtaggcatttttaaaattgttgaatAAAATCATCTGCACTATTAACACAAGAATAAAATGTGTCTATAGTTGCAAAATAATAGGTTAATTCTATTTGAAATAGGGATACAGATGGACAAATTTTGGTTGCATGCAtaaattttttctgtttcagttacATGTGCAAATATGTTCAGGATTAAGGAACATATTTACATAGAATTTTTCTATCTGCTGTTTTAGAAATGCTCCAAGTAATGCTTTCAAATAATATCTTTATTTGAACAggaattgtttttaaataaatgggtTTTTGCAAAGTAAAACTGTGGAGCCTTTTTAAAGGGATGTCATCAATCTTCAGTGCTTATGTGGATAATTCTAAAACTCAAGGGCATTTGCCAAACTCTCAACAGTATAACTCATCAGCAGATAACTCTGTAAGGCAAGTCAATAATGAGATTGAGTAGTTGGATTGATAGTAAGTTTATCTAGCTGAGAATGAAAAGGGCCATTGTTAGCCTCTGGACAACTTCCATATATAAAGAGAACTACCactttctctgatggctcagcacgAGGAGTCATCACGCAGGATACTTCTACACATTACATAAACTCTAAAATCTTAATTAGGAGCCACAGTGGATTATTTTGTTGCCGTGTCTCCTCAACATGCTGCTGACACTCTTTAACCAAGGGTAAATATAATCTAATGGCCACAGGCTCTTAAAAACAGGAAAGATGGTGCCATTTGCCACTAGGGCATCGAAaggcagaaataatgttttataaagCATGCTAGATGAAGAGAAACCGGCTAGTATAAACATACCAGGTTGAGGATAGCTTTAAGTTATCTGAATTTCCAATAACACATTTGAGGGAACATCGGGAGATGGAGAATTTATAAGAAGAGTATGTTGACAAACAACTTCATATTCCCTTAGGTGTTTGGGAAGCTTGGCAATACCAAACCTATga is a window of Ovis canadensis isolate MfBH-ARS-UI-01 breed Bighorn chromosome 7, ARS-UI_OviCan_v2, whole genome shotgun sequence DNA encoding:
- the LOC138444109 gene encoding olfactory receptor 4K2, which translates into the protein MDVVNESAVSDFVLLGLSKSWELQTFFFVVFSLFYVATMVGNSLIVITVIADSHLHFPMYFLLTNLSIIDMSLASFATPKMITDYLSGHKTISFDGCITQIFFLHLFTGTEIILLMAMSFDRYIAICKPLHYASIISPQTCVALVVVSWVVGVMHSMSQVIFALTLPFCGPSEVDSFFCDLPVVFQLACVNTYVLGLFMISTSGIIALSCFILLFSSYVVVLVTIRNHSSKGTSKVLSTCTAHFIVVFMFFGPCIFIYMWPLSSFLIDKILSVFYTIFTPILNPVIYTLRNQEVKTAMRKLKNKLLNSNKATLLHYF